The Iamia majanohamensis genome window below encodes:
- a CDS encoding oxidoreductase translates to MAWTAADIPDQTGRTAVVTGANGGLGLETAQALAGAGAHVVMAVRDAAKADAAEARIRARHPGASLARVALDLGDLGSVRAAADAVLADHDRIDLLVNNAGLMAMPQQQTADGFELQLGVDHLGHWALTAHLLPALLRAEGSRVVTVTSTARFMGRPLDPADPHLERRYGAWRSYARAKMANFHFGLGLHRELGRAGAGTASLIAHPGLSDTDLQATTVTAGGGGWMGAASHRVAALTGMSPEAGARPQLRAATDPGARSGELYVPLFASNGPAVRRPVLRRFDLDRRIDELWAVSARETGVALDATAALGR, encoded by the coding sequence ATGGCCTGGACCGCCGCCGACATCCCCGACCAGACCGGCCGCACCGCGGTCGTCACCGGCGCCAACGGCGGCCTGGGCCTGGAGACGGCGCAGGCCCTCGCCGGCGCCGGGGCCCACGTGGTCATGGCCGTGCGCGACGCGGCCAAGGCCGACGCGGCCGAGGCCCGGATCCGCGCCCGCCACCCGGGGGCGTCGCTGGCGCGGGTGGCGCTCGACCTCGGCGACCTCGGCTCGGTCCGGGCCGCGGCGGACGCCGTGCTCGCCGACCACGACCGCATCGACCTGCTGGTGAACAACGCCGGGCTCATGGCCATGCCCCAGCAGCAGACCGCCGACGGCTTCGAGCTCCAGCTCGGGGTCGACCACCTGGGCCACTGGGCCCTCACCGCCCACCTGCTGCCCGCGCTGCTGCGGGCCGAGGGGTCGCGGGTCGTCACCGTGACCAGCACGGCCCGCTTCATGGGCCGGCCTCTCGACCCGGCCGACCCCCACCTCGAGCGCCGCTACGGCGCCTGGCGCTCCTACGCCCGGGCCAAGATGGCCAACTTCCACTTCGGCCTCGGCCTGCACCGCGAGCTGGGGCGCGCCGGTGCCGGCACCGCCAGCCTGATCGCCCACCCGGGCCTCTCGGACACCGACCTCCAGGCGACCACGGTGACGGCCGGCGGCGGCGGGTGGATGGGGGCGGCCTCGCACCGCGTCGCCGCCCTCACCGGGATGTCGCCCGAGGCGGGCGCCCGGCCCCAGCTCCGGGCCGCGACCGACCCCGGGGCCCGCAGCGGCGAGCTCTACGTCCCCCTGTTCGCGAGCAACGGCCCGGCCGTCCGCCGCCCGGTGCTGCGGCGGTTCGACCTCGACCGGCGCATCGACGAGCTGTGGGCCGTCTCGGCGCGGGAGACGGGCGTGGCCCTCGACGCGACCGCCGCCCTCGGCCGCTGA